In a genomic window of Vicingaceae bacterium:
- a CDS encoding MaoC family dehydratase, producing the protein MVYDSIDPEKIPVEKPWIFESIILSEEEIIDFAKNFDPLPFHIDKTAAQQSRFGRLIASGPHIFIKAHKELIIPKLGSTIIAGLSIDQWQFLKPVYPDTPYTLHFLAQKLKPNREKKHIVITWQYEFFNPDHEMVQKLFVTSLHNFS; encoded by the coding sequence ATGGTTTACGATAGTATTGACCCGGAAAAAATTCCTGTTGAAAAGCCCTGGATTTTTGAATCAATCATTTTAAGTGAAGAAGAGATCATTGATTTTGCCAAAAATTTTGACCCTTTACCCTTCCATATCGACAAAACAGCGGCACAACAAAGCCGTTTTGGTCGCTTAATTGCCAGTGGACCCCATATTTTTATCAAAGCTCACAAAGAATTGATTATACCAAAATTAGGATCTACCATAATAGCAGGTTTATCAATCGACCAATGGCAATTCTTAAAACCTGTATACCCGGATACGCCCTATACCCTGCATTTCCTGGCACAAAAATTAAAACCCAATAGAGAAAAAAAACATATCGTCATTACATGGCAGTATGAATTTTTTAATCCCGATCATGAAATGGTACAAAAGTTGTTTGTCACTTCTCTGCATAATTTTTCATAA
- a CDS encoding thioredoxin has translation MKKILSYITFLCCIFTISPVKSQQESIRWMSFEEAIKANDKKPKKILVDVYTNWCGPCRMLNSNTFTNKRIIELINKYYYPVKFNAEGPDTIIVKGQTYVNPGYDPNAPGRNSTHQLTYAIANVNGRIAYPTIVYMDENSQIIQAIQGYMTPQQLEPILIYFGEDHYKTTPWEKFLETFQSKIGQ, from the coding sequence ATGAAAAAAATTTTATCTTACATTACGTTTTTGTGTTGCATTTTTACCATTTCACCGGTTAAATCGCAACAAGAAAGTATCCGTTGGATGTCTTTTGAAGAGGCAATCAAGGCCAACGATAAAAAGCCGAAAAAAATTTTGGTTGACGTTTACACCAATTGGTGTGGTCCCTGCCGCATGTTAAATTCAAATACTTTCACGAACAAACGCATTATTGAACTTATCAACAAATATTATTATCCTGTGAAATTCAACGCCGAAGGCCCTGATACCATCATTGTCAAAGGTCAAACATATGTCAATCCCGGCTATGACCCAAATGCTCCTGGCAGAAATTCGACCCACCAACTCACTTATGCCATAGCCAACGTCAATGGCAGAATTGCCTACCCTACCATTGTGTATATGGATGAAAATTCCCAAATTATTCAAGCCATTCAGGGCTATATGACGCCTCAACAATTGGAACCCATTTTAATATACTTTGGGGAAGATCATTACAAAACCACACCCTGGGAAAAATTTTTGGAAACTTTTCAATCTAAGATAGGACAATAA